From one Thalassobaculum sp. OXR-137 genomic stretch:
- a CDS encoding helix-turn-helix transcriptional regulator gives MVGDQGATGERGPKPAWVSAGSLLLAACMAFFAGDVIWDVAEHLRDGVGYGAEESVHLLFETLAVLGLGYGAWLLRGYVALLRRQSAASAQTIASLRGSFELVLVQKFDDWKLTAAERDVTLLIIKGLSVAEIAQARQTAPGTVKAQSSSIFRKIGVSSRTDLMSHVLEEFIDASSLQA, from the coding sequence ATGGTTGGAGACCAGGGGGCGACTGGGGAACGGGGACCGAAGCCGGCCTGGGTCAGCGCCGGCAGCCTGCTGCTGGCCGCGTGCATGGCGTTCTTCGCCGGCGATGTGATCTGGGACGTCGCCGAGCATCTGCGGGACGGGGTCGGTTACGGGGCCGAGGAATCCGTGCATCTGCTGTTCGAGACCCTGGCCGTGCTCGGGCTCGGATACGGCGCGTGGCTCCTGCGTGGATACGTGGCCTTGCTGCGCCGTCAGAGTGCAGCAAGTGCGCAGACCATCGCCTCGCTGCGGGGCAGCTTCGAGCTGGTCCTGGTGCAGAAGTTCGACGACTGGAAACTGACGGCTGCCGAACGGGACGTCACGCTGCTGATCATCAAGGGGCTGAGCGTCGCCGAGATCGCCCAGGCCCGTCAAACCGCGCCGGGGACGGTGAAGGCGCAGTCGTCCTCGATCTTCCGCAAGATCGGCGTGTCCTCACGCACCGATCTCATGAGCCATGTCCTCGAGGAATTCATCGACGCCTCCAGCCTGCAGGCCTGA
- a CDS encoding calcium-binding protein → MSSYESAHDDDSPDHDDWYEDRDRDERDRDDRYDEDRESEGRDHDGSDDDRADDSYDGDDDLYGAADDDRLRGFGGDDRIHGRAGRDLIYGNQGDDWIDGEDGEDVIFAGQNNDRADGGSGDDLIYGNFGDDTLSGGSGNDWLHGGRDSDSLGGGDGDDTLNGGVGDDLLSGDAGADLFVFFGASGDDTILDFSIAEGDRIVTRIDSLDDVRSAADLLAGLTETAQGDAVVHLGGGATVTLVGVSGAELSASGFLLL, encoded by the coding sequence ATGTCGAGCTATGAGAGCGCCCACGACGACGACAGCCCGGACCACGACGACTGGTATGAAGACCGGGACCGTGACGAGCGGGATCGTGACGACCGGTACGACGAGGACCGGGAGAGCGAAGGGCGCGATCATGACGGCAGCGACGACGATCGTGCCGACGATTCCTACGACGGGGATGACGACCTCTACGGCGCGGCCGACGATGATCGCCTCCGCGGGTTCGGCGGCGACGACCGCATCCATGGCCGCGCCGGCCGCGATCTGATCTACGGCAACCAGGGCGACGACTGGATCGACGGCGAGGACGGAGAAGACGTCATCTTTGCCGGCCAGAACAACGACCGAGCCGACGGCGGATCCGGAGACGACCTGATCTACGGAAACTTCGGCGACGACACGCTGTCGGGCGGCTCGGGCAACGACTGGCTTCACGGCGGGCGCGACAGCGACAGCCTGGGCGGCGGCGACGGGGACGACACCCTCAATGGCGGGGTCGGCGACGACCTGCTCTCCGGCGATGCGGGCGCCGATCTCTTCGTGTTCTTCGGCGCGTCCGGGGACGACACGATCCTCGACTTCAGCATCGCGGAGGGCGACCGGATCGTCACCCGCATCGACTCCCTCGACGATGTCCGGTCGGCCGCCGACCTGCTTGCCGGCCTCACCGAGACGGCGCAGGGCGACGCCGTCGTCCATCTCGGCGGCGGCGCCACCGTCACCCTGGTCGGGGTCTCCGGCGCCGAACTCTCGGCATCGGGCTTCCTGCTGCTCTGA
- a CDS encoding 5-formyltetrahydrofolate cyclo-ligase, with protein sequence MDDDPTSTPGGEAACFGHRLVDGHVVDCETARDVARFRKAERQRLYALRRALPVGDREAAGRAITDGLRRSLGPLDGRAVAVYWPIRGEPDLRSWMREIHDAGARVLLPAVEARNQPLVFRNWEPGCRMTRGHWDIPVPDDTDTGRPDLVVAPLLGVDADGYRLGNGGGYYDRTLVRIEPRPQIVGVGYAFSRIPTIFPMPWDVAMDLVVLDDGCCRRRQPV encoded by the coding sequence ATGGACGACGATCCGACTTCCACGCCCGGCGGCGAAGCGGCCTGCTTCGGCCACCGGTTGGTCGACGGCCATGTGGTGGACTGCGAGACCGCCCGCGACGTCGCCCGCTTCCGGAAGGCCGAGCGCCAACGCCTCTACGCCCTGCGCCGGGCCCTGCCGGTCGGCGACCGCGAGGCGGCCGGTCGGGCGATTACGGACGGGCTGCGCCGGTCGCTCGGCCCGCTGGACGGTCGGGCGGTCGCGGTCTACTGGCCGATCCGGGGCGAGCCCGATCTGCGTTCCTGGATGCGCGAGATCCACGACGCCGGCGCCCGCGTCCTGCTGCCGGCGGTGGAAGCGCGGAACCAGCCGCTGGTCTTCCGCAATTGGGAACCCGGATGCCGGATGACCCGGGGCCACTGGGACATCCCCGTGCCCGATGACACCGACACCGGCCGCCCGGACCTCGTCGTCGCCCCCCTCCTCGGCGTCGATGCGGACGGATACCGGCTCGGCAATGGCGGCGGGTATTACGACCGAACCCTGGTGCGGATCGAGCCGAGGCCGCAGATCGTCGGTGTCGGGTACGCCTTCTCCCGCATACCGACGATTTTCCCGATGCCGTGGGACGTTGCGATGGATCTGGTGGTTCTGGATGACGGCTGCTGCCGCCGCCGTCAGCCGGTGTGA
- a CDS encoding YgiQ family radical SAM protein, with translation MSRQEMDLLGWDSCDVILVTGDAYVDHPSFGMAVIGRTLEAHGFRVGIIAQPDWTSAEAFKELGRPNLYFGVTAGNMDSLVNNYTADKRIRTDDNYTPDAAPGKRPDRAVLVYSQRCREAFPDAPIVLGGIEASLRRIAHYDHWSEKVRRSVLIDSKADVLLYGNAERAIIDVTHRIAQGDNARDLFDIRGLALVRNDNAPDYREIDMTSIDDAPERASRGDEEQVIRLPSYETVRDDKEVYAQASRILHLESNPGNARPLVQRHGDRDVWVTPPPIPLTTKEMDWVFDHPYARAPHPFYGDARIPAWEMIRFSVNIMRGCFGGCTFCSITEHEGRIIQSRSQESIVREIEDMRDKVPGFTGQVSDLGGPTANMYRMACKDPEIEKSCRRLSCVYPTICKNLNTDHKPLIDLYRAARGTDGVKKVSISSGLRYDLAVESPEYVEELVTHHVGGYLKIAPEHTEDGPLTKMMKPGIGSYDRFKEMFDAAAAKAGKKYFLIPYFIAAHPGCTDEDMMNLALWLKKNGYRADQVQTFTPTPMAMATAMYYSGRNPLKPVRRAGTERVETAKGLRQRRLHKAFLRYHDAENWPLLREALKEMGREDLIGNGKHHLIPRWQPAGTGKAGGEGRRRAGGPAKAGAPGRPAGWKLPHRPAEMDRETSGRPTDRAGGKRKSNAARRRSHTG, from the coding sequence ATGAGCCGGCAGGAGATGGATCTGCTCGGCTGGGACAGCTGCGACGTCATCCTGGTGACCGGCGACGCCTATGTGGACCATCCGAGCTTCGGCATGGCCGTGATCGGCCGCACGCTGGAGGCGCACGGCTTCCGCGTCGGCATCATCGCCCAGCCGGACTGGACCAGTGCCGAGGCGTTCAAGGAACTGGGCCGGCCGAACCTCTATTTCGGGGTGACGGCGGGCAACATGGACAGCCTCGTCAACAACTACACCGCCGACAAGCGCATCCGCACCGACGACAACTACACGCCGGACGCGGCCCCGGGGAAGCGGCCCGACCGGGCGGTGCTGGTCTACTCGCAGCGCTGCCGCGAGGCGTTCCCCGACGCGCCGATCGTGCTCGGCGGCATCGAGGCGTCCCTGCGCCGGATCGCCCATTACGACCATTGGAGCGAGAAGGTCCGCCGCTCGGTCCTGATCGACAGCAAGGCCGACGTGCTGCTCTACGGCAATGCCGAGCGCGCGATCATCGATGTCACCCACCGCATCGCCCAGGGCGACAACGCCCGCGACCTGTTCGACATCCGCGGCCTGGCGCTGGTCCGCAACGACAACGCGCCGGACTACCGCGAGATCGACATGACGTCGATCGACGACGCGCCGGAGCGCGCGTCCCGCGGCGACGAGGAGCAGGTGATCCGCCTGCCGTCCTACGAGACCGTGCGCGACGACAAGGAGGTCTACGCCCAGGCCTCCCGCATCCTGCATCTGGAGAGCAATCCGGGGAACGCGCGCCCGCTGGTGCAGCGCCACGGCGACCGCGACGTCTGGGTGACGCCGCCGCCGATCCCGCTGACCACCAAGGAGATGGACTGGGTCTTCGACCACCCCTATGCCCGCGCGCCGCACCCGTTCTACGGCGATGCCCGCATCCCGGCCTGGGAGATGATCCGCTTCTCGGTGAACATCATGCGCGGCTGCTTCGGCGGCTGCACCTTCTGCTCGATCACCGAGCATGAGGGCCGGATCATCCAGTCGCGCAGCCAGGAGTCGATCGTCCGCGAGATCGAGGACATGCGCGACAAGGTGCCGGGCTTCACCGGACAGGTCTCCGACCTGGGCGGGCCGACGGCGAATATGTACCGCATGGCCTGCAAGGACCCGGAGATCGAGAAGTCCTGCCGCCGGCTGTCCTGCGTCTATCCGACCATCTGCAAGAACCTGAACACCGACCACAAGCCGCTGATCGACCTGTACCGGGCGGCGCGCGGCACCGACGGGGTGAAGAAGGTCTCGATCAGCTCGGGCCTGCGCTACGACCTGGCGGTGGAAAGCCCGGAATATGTGGAGGAGCTGGTCACCCATCATGTGGGCGGCTACCTGAAGATCGCGCCGGAGCATACCGAGGACGGCCCGCTCACCAAGATGATGAAGCCGGGCATCGGCTCCTACGACCGGTTCAAGGAGATGTTCGACGCGGCGGCGGCCAAGGCGGGCAAGAAGTACTTCCTCATCCCGTACTTCATCGCCGCCCATCCCGGCTGCACCGACGAGGACATGATGAACCTCGCCCTGTGGCTGAAGAAGAACGGCTACCGGGCGGACCAGGTCCAGACCTTCACGCCGACGCCGATGGCGATGGCGACGGCCATGTACTATTCCGGCCGCAACCCGCTGAAGCCGGTGCGCCGTGCCGGGACCGAGCGGGTGGAGACGGCCAAGGGCCTGCGCCAGCGCCGGCTGCACAAGGCGTTCCTGCGCTACCACGACGCCGAGAACTGGCCGCTTCTGCGCGAGGCGCTGAAGGAGATGGGCCGCGAGGATCTGATCGGCAACGGCAAGCACCACCTGATCCCGCGCTGGCAGCCCGCCGGCACCGGCAAGGCCGGTGGCGAGGGCCGTCGGCGCGCGGGCGGACCGGCGAAGGCGGGCGCTCCGGGCCGGCCGGCCGGCTGGAAGCTCCCGCACCGCCCGGCCGAAATGGACCGCGAGACCAGCGGCCGTCCGACGGACCGAGCGGGGGGCAAGCGCAAGTCCAATGCCGCGCGCCGGAGATCTCACACCGGCTGA
- a CDS encoding Atu4866 domain-containing protein translates to MQKILTTLAAVALLAQPVEVTGTDAKADHPYVGMWVTEDGRIRHELLPNGRYVEARGSRERAYEGRYEVTGDHIEYWDDTGFTADGDFVDGVLYHAGMVLYRR, encoded by the coding sequence ATGCAGAAAATCCTGACAACCCTCGCCGCCGTTGCCTTGCTGGCTCAGCCGGTCGAGGTCACCGGGACGGACGCCAAGGCCGACCACCCCTATGTCGGCATGTGGGTCACCGAGGACGGGCGGATCCGTCACGAACTGCTGCCGAATGGCCGCTACGTGGAAGCCCGCGGGTCTCGGGAGCGCGCTTATGAGGGCCGCTATGAGGTGACCGGCGATCACATCGAGTATTGGGACGATACCGGGTTCACCGCCGACGGCGATTTCGTCGACGGCGTCCTGTACCACGCGGGCATGGTGCTCTATCGGCGCTAG
- a CDS encoding SDR family oxidoreductase: protein MDKVILVTGASGGIGEVIARELAAHGAKVLLGARRLDRIEAVADDIRAAGGTAKAHGLDVTDRAAMMDFAETALSLWGRIDVLVNNAGIMPLSPLSAGKHDEWERMVDVNIKGTLWGIGAVLPVMERQGSGQIINIGSIGALSVVPTAAVYCATKFAVRALSDGLRQETDTIRVTCVNPGVVESDLAATITHEGTKALMDEYRAIALQPSDIARAVRQVIEAPDGVDTTEITIRPTRSPN, encoded by the coding sequence ATGGACAAGGTCATTCTGGTTACCGGCGCGTCCGGGGGGATCGGCGAGGTCATTGCCCGTGAGCTTGCCGCCCACGGCGCCAAGGTTCTTCTGGGCGCGCGCCGGCTCGACCGCATCGAGGCGGTCGCCGACGACATCCGCGCGGCGGGCGGGACGGCGAAGGCCCACGGCCTGGATGTAACGGATCGCGCGGCGATGATGGATTTCGCCGAAACCGCCCTGTCCCTGTGGGGCCGCATCGACGTCCTGGTGAACAATGCCGGGATCATGCCGCTCTCGCCGCTCTCGGCCGGAAAGCACGACGAGTGGGAGCGGATGGTCGATGTGAACATCAAGGGCACCCTCTGGGGCATCGGCGCGGTGCTGCCGGTCATGGAGCGCCAGGGATCGGGACAGATCATCAATATCGGCTCGATCGGTGCCCTGTCGGTCGTGCCGACGGCCGCCGTCTACTGCGCGACGAAGTTCGCGGTCCGGGCGCTGTCGGACGGGCTGCGTCAGGAGACCGACACGATCCGGGTCACCTGCGTCAATCCCGGCGTCGTCGAAAGCGATCTCGCCGCCACCATCACCCATGAGGGAACCAAGGCCCTGATGGACGAGTACCGGGCCATCGCCCTGCAGCCCTCGGACATCGCCCGGGCCGTACGGCAGGTGATCGAGGCGCCGGACGGCGTCGACACCACCGAGATCACGATCCGTCCCACCCGGTCGCCGAACTGA
- a CDS encoding LysR family transcriptional regulator, which translates to MYIDLNLLPLFSAIAEENNFRAAADRLGVTRSAVSQGVRRLEDSLGVSLVTRTTRSVRLTEAGERLYAALSQPMSDIGTALEGLAGEDRPRGLLRLAVTSIAEEFLSGPFLVSFTDAHPEVELDVTVTDEEFDIVAAGFDAGVRLGEVIEMDMIAVPVSGDQREAVVATPGYVAAHGAPAHPRDLVHHRCIGWRRAPNVAPHRWEFEEKGVAFDVAVAPYVTTNDLRLMLRMALSGGGLTFATANTVRSYLERGELVSLLEDFLPPFPGFFLYYPHRRNMAPKLRALIEHTRRWR; encoded by the coding sequence ATGTATATCGACCTGAATCTCCTTCCGCTGTTCTCGGCAATCGCCGAGGAGAACAACTTCCGCGCCGCCGCCGATCGGCTTGGGGTAACGCGCTCCGCCGTCAGCCAGGGTGTGCGCCGTCTCGAAGACAGCCTTGGCGTCAGCCTGGTGACGCGAACCACCCGTTCCGTACGCCTCACCGAAGCGGGTGAGCGCCTCTATGCCGCCCTGTCTCAGCCGATGTCCGACATCGGCACCGCCCTCGAAGGCCTTGCCGGCGAGGACCGGCCGCGTGGTCTGCTGAGGTTGGCGGTGACTTCCATCGCCGAGGAGTTTCTGTCGGGGCCGTTCCTGGTCAGCTTTACCGACGCCCATCCCGAGGTGGAGCTCGACGTGACGGTGACGGATGAAGAGTTCGACATCGTGGCCGCCGGCTTCGACGCCGGCGTCCGGCTGGGCGAGGTGATCGAGATGGACATGATCGCGGTGCCCGTGTCCGGCGACCAGCGCGAGGCGGTCGTGGCCACGCCCGGTTATGTCGCCGCCCATGGCGCGCCGGCCCATCCGCGCGACCTCGTCCATCACCGCTGCATCGGCTGGCGCCGGGCGCCCAACGTCGCCCCGCACCGCTGGGAGTTCGAGGAGAAAGGCGTGGCCTTCGACGTCGCCGTCGCGCCCTATGTCACAACCAACGACCTGCGGCTCATGCTGCGGATGGCGTTGAGCGGCGGCGGCCTCACCTTCGCGACGGCCAATACGGTCCGGTCCTACCTCGAGCGCGGCGAACTCGTGTCTTTGCTTGAGGACTTCCTGCCGCCCTTCCCGGGCTTCTTCCTCTACTACCCGCACCGTCGGAACATGGCGCCTAAGCTCAGGGCCCTGATCGAACACACCCGACGCTGGCGCTGA
- a CDS encoding glycosyltransferase, translating into MTGQRILLCTYGSRGDVEPFVALAKGLQAAGHTVLLATSERFRSFVEEHDVAFFGMSDAALALIETPDGRALMEGGAGWWQRIGAGIRLSRRSGPVNETLMRQTWAAAQAFGPTAIVFHAKLFAAGHVAEKLGIPAFLGALQPMYAATATAPAMGFPSLPVPGYNRLTYWLVRRSIGLFRRAIDRFRREALDLPPVRAGADVLFPPGAGTIAILHAYGSAVLPRPDDWPPHAHVTGYWRLEPAPDYAPPPELADFLDGGPAPVFIGFGSMTSLDPTALGTLVTAALRKAGRRGVVARGWAHLQVGDGDDVLAIDPTPYGWLFPRMAAVVHHGGAGTTAEGFHAGVPSVICPFFGDQPGWARLSHALGVGTEPVPRDRLTADRLAAAIVRATEDPILRENARALGARLRAEDGVARAVRIVTTAAP; encoded by the coding sequence ATGACCGGCCAAAGAATTCTCCTCTGCACATACGGCTCACGCGGCGATGTCGAGCCGTTCGTGGCGCTGGCAAAAGGGCTTCAGGCGGCCGGGCACACGGTGCTGCTGGCCACGTCCGAGCGGTTCCGGAGCTTCGTCGAAGAGCATGACGTGGCGTTCTTCGGGATGTCGGACGCCGCCCTGGCCCTGATCGAGACGCCCGACGGCCGGGCCCTGATGGAGGGCGGGGCCGGCTGGTGGCAGCGGATCGGCGCCGGCATCCGGCTCTCGCGCCGGTCCGGGCCGGTCAACGAGACGCTGATGCGCCAGACCTGGGCGGCCGCACAGGCGTTCGGGCCGACGGCCATCGTGTTCCACGCCAAGCTCTTCGCCGCCGGCCACGTGGCCGAGAAACTCGGGATCCCGGCCTTTCTCGGCGCGTTGCAGCCGATGTACGCCGCCACCGCCACGGCGCCCGCCATGGGGTTTCCGTCGCTGCCGGTCCCCGGCTACAACCGGCTTACCTACTGGCTGGTCCGCCGGTCGATCGGGCTGTTCCGCCGGGCCATCGACCGGTTCCGCCGCGAGGCGCTGGACCTGCCGCCGGTCCGGGCTGGCGCCGACGTGCTGTTCCCGCCCGGCGCGGGCACCATTGCGATCCTGCACGCCTATGGCAGCGCGGTCCTGCCGCGTCCGGACGACTGGCCGCCCCACGCCCATGTCACCGGCTATTGGCGGCTGGAGCCCGCACCCGATTATGCGCCGCCACCGGAGCTTGCCGACTTTCTCGACGGCGGGCCCGCTCCGGTCTTCATCGGCTTCGGCAGCATGACCAGTCTGGACCCAACCGCGCTCGGCACCCTGGTGACCGCCGCCCTGCGCAAGGCCGGCCGACGCGGGGTGGTGGCCCGGGGATGGGCCCACCTGCAAGTGGGCGACGGCGACGACGTCCTGGCGATCGATCCGACGCCCTATGGCTGGCTGTTTCCCCGGATGGCGGCCGTGGTGCATCACGGCGGCGCGGGGACGACGGCCGAAGGCTTCCATGCCGGGGTGCCCAGTGTGATCTGTCCGTTCTTCGGCGATCAGCCGGGCTGGGCCCGGCTCAGCCACGCGCTCGGGGTCGGCACGGAGCCGGTGCCGCGCGACCGCCTGACCGCCGACCGTCTCGCCGCCGCCATCGTCCGGGCGACCGAGGACCCGATCCTGCGGGAGAACGCCCGGGCGCTCGGCGCCAGACTGCGGGCCGAAGACGGCGTGGCGCGGGCGGTCCGGATCGTCACGACCGCCGCCCCATAG
- a CDS encoding aspartate aminotransferase family protein, translating into MTRQDSMTSDDGFWADVDAHVMRYGPAFERRVIDRAEGSFVFDEEGRRILDFTSGQMSAVLGHSHPEIVRTVREQAGRLDHLFSGMLSRPVVDLCARLGGLVPGLEKVLLLSTGGESNEAAIRLAKCVTGRHEIVAFTKSWHGMTGAAAGATYSSARKGYGPAAVGNFAIPAPHAYRPRFTHPDGSLDWRTELDDAFAQVDAQSTGSLAAFIAEPILSSGGIIDLPEGYLAALKRKCEERGMLLILDEAQTGIGRTGTMFAFQRDGVTPDILTLSKTLGAGLPLSAVLTSRAIEEAAHEKGFVFLTTHVSDPLPAAVGLTVLDVIARDGLIDRARIAGDRLRAGLEAMKQRFDCIGDVRGRGLLLGLEIVADRAGKVPDLDRGDRIAAEAMARGLSMNIVKIPAMGAVFRIAPPLTATDAEIDLGLDIMAQAIAASA; encoded by the coding sequence ATGACGCGGCAGGACAGCATGACCAGCGACGACGGTTTCTGGGCGGATGTGGACGCGCATGTCATGCGCTACGGACCCGCCTTCGAGCGCCGGGTGATCGACCGGGCGGAGGGCAGCTTCGTGTTCGACGAGGAGGGCCGGCGGATCCTCGACTTCACCTCGGGCCAGATGAGCGCGGTGCTCGGCCATTCCCATCCGGAGATCGTGCGGACGGTGCGCGAGCAGGCGGGGCGGCTGGATCACCTGTTCAGCGGCATGCTGTCCCGCCCGGTGGTCGATCTCTGCGCCCGCCTGGGCGGGCTGGTGCCGGGGCTCGAGAAGGTCCTGCTGTTGTCCACCGGCGGCGAGTCCAACGAGGCGGCGATCCGGCTGGCGAAATGCGTGACGGGCCGGCATGAGATCGTCGCCTTCACCAAGAGCTGGCACGGCATGACCGGGGCGGCGGCGGGGGCCACCTACAGCTCGGCCCGCAAGGGCTACGGCCCGGCCGCGGTCGGCAATTTCGCGATCCCCGCCCCGCATGCCTACCGGCCGCGCTTCACCCATCCGGACGGCAGCCTGGACTGGCGTACCGAGCTGGACGACGCCTTCGCCCAGGTCGATGCCCAGTCCACCGGCAGCCTCGCCGCCTTCATCGCCGAACCGATCCTGTCGTCGGGCGGGATCATCGACCTGCCCGAGGGCTATCTCGCCGCGCTCAAGCGCAAATGCGAGGAGCGCGGGATGCTGCTGATCCTGGACGAGGCGCAGACCGGCATCGGCCGCACCGGCACCATGTTCGCGTTCCAGCGCGACGGGGTGACGCCGGACATCCTGACCCTGTCCAAGACCCTGGGGGCGGGCCTGCCCCTGTCGGCGGTGCTGACCAGCCGGGCGATCGAGGAGGCGGCCCATGAGAAGGGCTTCGTCTTCCTGACGACCCATGTCTCCGACCCGCTGCCGGCGGCCGTCGGCCTGACGGTGCTGGACGTGATCGCCCGCGACGGGCTGATCGACCGGGCGCGGATCGCCGGAGATCGGCTGCGGGCCGGACTGGAGGCGATGAAGCAGCGCTTCGACTGCATCGGCGACGTGCGCGGCCGCGGCCTGCTGCTCGGGCTGGAGATCGTCGCCGACCGGGCCGGCAAGGTCCCCGATCTCGACCGGGGCGACCGCATCGCCGCCGAGGCGATGGCCCGCGGGCTGAGCATGAACATCGTCAAGATCCCGGCCATGGGCGCGGTGTTCCGCATCGCCCCGCCGCTCACCGCGACCGACGCGGAGATCGACCTGGGGCTCGACATCATGGCCCAGGCGATCGCCGCCTCCGCCTGA
- a CDS encoding LysR family transcriptional regulator → MATLDILLLRSFVAVARAGSIRAAAERVGRTQSAVSLQMKRLEEIAGERLFHRTGSGVTLTISGERLMVGAERILSAHDETLASIRATGLQGAIAFGCPEDYLTAFFPDLLRRYGRDNPEVEIEIVCAPTVALRPMLQRRHIDLALVSVAGEVPADEVFRRESFVWIANSPSPDLLAGPVVPLALSGPDTLDHRMAKGAMEAAGLPYRITHASDGLAGLLAIARSGLAISVATRSAVPPDLHVVEQGLPALPQIGLSIAYASSRPAPVVRAFGEFIAGSLGEPSGELPEKTTSL, encoded by the coding sequence ATGGCCACGCTCGACATCCTTCTGCTGCGCAGCTTCGTCGCGGTCGCCCGGGCCGGCTCGATCCGGGCGGCGGCCGAACGCGTGGGCCGCACCCAGTCGGCGGTCAGCCTGCAGATGAAGCGGCTGGAGGAGATCGCCGGCGAGCGGCTGTTCCACCGCACCGGCTCCGGTGTAACCCTGACGATCTCGGGCGAGCGGCTGATGGTCGGGGCCGAGCGCATCCTGTCGGCCCATGACGAAACCCTGGCCTCCATCCGCGCGACGGGGCTCCAGGGGGCCATCGCCTTCGGCTGTCCGGAGGATTACCTGACCGCCTTCTTCCCGGACCTGCTGCGGCGCTACGGCCGGGACAATCCGGAGGTGGAGATCGAGATCGTCTGCGCCCCGACGGTGGCGCTGCGGCCAATGCTGCAGCGCCGCCACATCGACCTGGCCCTGGTGTCCGTGGCAGGCGAAGTGCCCGCGGACGAAGTGTTCCGCCGGGAATCCTTCGTGTGGATCGCCAACAGCCCGAGCCCGGATCTGCTCGCCGGCCCGGTCGTGCCGCTGGCCCTGTCGGGTCCAGACACGCTCGACCACCGCATGGCGAAGGGCGCGATGGAGGCGGCCGGCCTGCCCTACCGCATCACCCATGCCAGCGACGGCCTGGCCGGTCTGCTCGCGATCGCCCGCTCGGGTCTGGCGATCAGCGTGGCGACCCGCTCGGCGGTGCCGCCGGACCTCCATGTGGTGGAACAGGGATTGCCGGCGCTGCCGCAGATCGGCCTGTCGATCGCCTATGCGTCGAGCCGCCCTGCGCCGGTGGTGCGAGCGTTCGGGGAGTTCATCGCGGGGAGTTTGGGGGAGCCATCAGGAGAACTACCAGAAAAAACAACGTCATTATGA